The Penicillium oxalicum strain HP7-1 chromosome VI, whole genome shotgun sequence genome window below encodes:
- a CDS encoding Vacuolar amino acid transporter 2 produces the protein MPENEKEYDLMSNRDAQLRDESQSPLLSPSEDTDQILPYPPATISTPNRPASDNRPSPQRQSSIVRPPTEGQRRTPRTTNRVHFDLDLEGHDDDSIANGRARSSDDDALWLDDDDYELSDQGRSGVRNSGQTIPLLTDIEAPSVTLATSEDFFPEDHLESARPRSGLNMAFMNMANSIIGAGIIGQPYALRQAGLATGILLLTVLTVTVDWTIRLIVINSKMSGADSFQATMQHCFGRSGLIAISVAQWAFAFGGMVAFCIIVGDTIPHVLSALFPSLREMTFLWLLTDRRAVIVLFVLGVSYPLSLYRDIAKLAKASALALISMVIIVITVITQGFRVPAESRGDIRGHLIIDSGFFQAVGVISFAFVCHHNSLLIYGSLKKPTLDRFATVTHYSTGVSLIMCLAMGIAGFLSFGSKTQGNVLNNFPSNNIMVNIARFCFGLNMLTTLPLEAFVCRSVMTTYYFPDEPFNPHRHLIFTTALILTSMAMALITCDLGSVFELIGATSAAALAYIFPPLCYIKLSSASWREKVPAYACVTFGLVVMGVSVVQATAKLIRNDVEGGSCSA, from the exons ATGCccgaaaatgaaaaggaatatGATCTAATGAGTAACCGGGATGCGCAGCTTAGGGACGAATCGCAGTCTCCGTTGCTCTCGCCCTCAGAGGATACTGACCAGATCCTACCCTATCCGCCTGCAACTATCTCGACCCCGAACCGTCCTGCATCCGACAATCGCCCATCTCCGCAACGCCAGTCTTCCATAGTTCGTCCTCCTACCGAGGGGCAACGTCGTACTCCACGGACAACAAATAGAGTGCATTTTGATTTAGACCTTGAGGGCCATGACGATGATTCTATCGCAAACGGCCGCGCTCGTAGCTCGGACGACGATGCGTTATGGCTGGACGACGACGATTATGAGCTCAGCGATCAAGGAAGATCAGGCGTGCGCAACTCAGGGCAGACAATTCCGCTACTCACCGACATCGAGGCCCCAAGTGTGACATTGGCAACTTCTGAGGACTTTTTCCCTGAGGATCATCTGGAAAGCGCCCGTCCAAGGAGCGGATTGAACATGGCCTTCATGAATATGGCCAACAGTATCATTGGGGCCGGGATCATTGGGCAACCATACGCACTGCGACAAGCTGGATTGGCCACGGGGATACTGTTGCTCACGGTCTTGACCGTGACCGTGGACTGGACCATCCGTCTCATTGTCATCAATTCCAAGATGAGCGGCGCAGATTCTTTCCAAGCTACCATGCAGCATTGCTTTGGGAGAAGTGGATTGATTGCTATCTCAGTTGCACAGTGGGCATTCGCCTTTGGTGGTATGGTGGCCTTTTGTATCATTGTCGGGGATACAATTCCACATGTTCTCAGTGCCCTCTTTCCATCACTTCGGGAAATGACTTTTCTGTGGTTGCTGACCGACCGTCGCGCTGTGATTGTGCTGTTTGTCCTCGGCGTTTCCTACCCCCTGTCTTTGTACAGAGACATTGCCAAG TTGGCCAAAGCATCCGCATTGGCGTTGATCAGTATGGTCATCATCGTTATCACTGTCATCACACAAGGCTTTCGCGTTCCAGCAGAGTCACGAGGAGATATCAGGGGTCACTTGATTATAGACTCCGGGTTTTTTCAGGCAGTGGGCGTGATTTCGTTTG CTTTTGTCTGCC ACCACAACAGCTTGCTGATATACGGGTCGCTGAAAAAGCCAACCCTCGATCGATTCGCAACCGTAACGCATTATTCAACAGGGGTGTCACTGATCATGTGTCTGGCGATGGGTATAGCAGGATTCCTGTCTTTCGGTTCAAAGACGCAGGGAAACGTGCTCAACAACTTTCCATCGAATAATATCATGGTCAACATTGCCCGATT CTGCTTTGGTCTGAATATGTTGACCACTCTCCCCCTCGAGGCTTTCGTCTGCCGCTCGGTCATGACGACCTACTACTTTCCGGACGAACCCTTCAACCCACATCGGCACCTGATATTTACCACCGCTTTGATTTTGACATCGATGGCCATGGCATTGATTACGTGCGACCTTGGCAGTGTCTTTGAACTGATTGGCGCTACTAGCGCAGCGGCTCTTGCGTACATCTTTCCTCCCCTGTGCTATATCAAACTCAGCAGCGCCTCGTGGCGAGAGAAAGTCCCGGCCTATGCATGCGTCACTTTTGGACTCGTCGTCATGGGTGTCAGTGTGGTACAAGCAACCGCTAAATTAATCCGGA ATGATGTTGAAGGTGGATCATGTAGTGCTTAG
- a CDS encoding Riboflavin kinase, with the protein MRPDKSRDPVAGPDAGPESPYPIRLSGPVIKGFGRGSKELGIPTANIPADNLSEEHPELSTGVYYGVVALDPRGPSQEKANGVNSGAEKSAPATILPAVLSIGYNPFYKNTVRSVEIHILSQLTEPSPTAVPQPKFHRMPDFYGTQLNLLILGYIRPEYDYVSLEALIEDIRVDCEVARQSLLRDAYRRYLVDDGKSSAPVSADRKWLETFDGAGVKI; encoded by the exons ATGCGTCCCGACAAGTCTCGTGATCCGGTTGCTGGGCCTGACGCAGGCCCAGAGAGCCCGTATCCAATCCGATTATCAGGGCCCGTCATCAAGGGCTTCGGCCGAGGCAGCAAGGAG CTCGGAATTCCCACTGCGAATATCCCGGCCGATAACCTGTCCGAGGAGCACCCTGAGCTGAGCACCGGAGTATACTATGGTGTCGTAGCGCTTGACCCTCGGGGCCCGTCGCAGGAGAAGGCGAATGGTGTGAATTCTGGCGCTGAGAAGTCGGCGCCTGCGACCATCTTGCCAGCCGTGTTAAGCATCGGATACAATCCGTTCTACAAGAACACGGTGCGATCGGTG GAAATTCATATCCTGTCTCAATTGACAGAACCGTCGCCGACAGCTGTCCCTCAGCCGAAGTTCCACCGCATGCCCGACTTTTATGGCACACAGCTCAATCTTTTGATTCTGGGATACATCCGCCCTGAGTACGACTATGTCTCACTCGAAGCTTTAATCGAGGATATTCGGGTGGACTGCGAGGTTGCGCGACAAAGCCTACTTCGCGATGCTTATCGGCGATATCTCGTGGACGACGGCAAGTCGTCGGCTCCAGTCAGTGCAGATCGAAAATGGTTGGAGACTTTTGATGGCGCGGGCGTAAAGATTTGA
- a CDS encoding Deoxyribonuclease Tat-D gives MEESRKPLRYVDIGINLSDPMFRGHYHGKKAHDDDLDDVVQRAKDVGCAKFMVTGSDLVESQAAVQIARDYPGFCYATVGVHPCQAKLFDEYPGGPSKMLEELRQLAIESKEAGFTVAFGEIGLDYDRLFLSKKEPQLKYFEAQLDLAIEVGLPLFLHSRAASEDFERLLSSRLDRLPKGGLVHSFTGTMEEMQRLVALGLDIGVNGCSMKTEENLEVVKAIPLERLQIETDGPWCEIRPSHASAKHLDGVPDLPKSVKKEKWQKGLMVKGRNEPVAIARVAHVIASVKGITVEEVCEAAWNNSIKMFGLGVDTD, from the exons ATGGAGGAGTCAAGGAAGCCCCTTCGATATGTGGAT ATCGGCATCAACCTGAGCGATCCCATGTTCCGTGGTCATTATCACGGTAAGAAAGCCCACGATGATGACTTGGACGATGTCGTTCAGCGAGCAAAGGATGTCGGATGCGCCAAATTCATGGTCACTGGTTCAGATTTGGTCGAGTCCCAAGCGGCTGTGCAAATAGCTCGTGATTACC CTGGGTTCTGCTACGCAACCGTGGGTGTACACCCTTGTCAGGCAAAGCTCTTCGATGAGTACCCCGGAGGTCCGTCCAAAATGCTCGAGGAGTTGCGACAATTGGCCATCGAGTCCAAGGAAGCTGGGTTCACCGTCGCGTTTGGTGAGATTGGCCTTGACTATGATCGACTGTTCCTGAGCAAAAAGGAGCCGCAGCTCAAGTACTTTGAAGCCCAATTGGATCTCGCCATCGAGGTTGGACTTCCCTTGTTCCTGCACTCTCGCGCTGCAAGCGAAGACTTTGAGAGACTGCTGAGTTCAAGACTCGATCGACTACCGAAGGGGGGTCTCGTGCACAGCTTCACCGGCACAATGGAAGAAATGCAGCGGCTGGTGGCATTGGGTCTCGATATCGGCGTCAACGGCTGCAGCATGAAGACAGAGGAGAATCTGGAGGTGGTCAAGGCCATTCCACTGGAGAGATTACAGATCGAGACCGATGGACCTTGG TGTGAGATTCGGCCTTCCCATGCCTCGGCCAAACATCTGGACGGAGTTCCAGACCTACCCAAATCAGTGAAAAAGGAGAAGTGGCAGAAAGGATTAATGGTCAAGGGAAGGAATGAGCCCGTTGCTATTGCCCGTGTCGCGCACGTCATCGCATCAGTGAAGGGAATTACCGTAGAAGAAGTCTGCGAGGC GGCATGGAACAACTCGATCAAAATGTTCGGGCTTGGTGTGGACACCGACTAG
- a CDS encoding Transcription activator of gluconeogenesis, whose translation MKMEPKASSQSPMNQSGGDRDSADATEHSEQMDSLADRVNGGDDGINENARKVTSAKDPSRPRRKKARRACFACQRAHLTCGDERPCQRCIKRGLQDACHDGIRKKAKYLHDAPDGALMPGVGANFFSNGSGTGVTTNLPSISRSGSSSTPQQQPPQQTSTANFFPTPQSQSQPQAAPYTVFTDTTLSQSPFTTQSPVSPTFNLKTGVNGRNASLSSTLGQQPTPGTALSGDANTSQNPFAGPFFDPSDPALFNFDLSSMNFENRYGALEFGMLGHMATGAGDSPTDSAGGQRGSIGRSGSAQFSTPAAGFSESPGNQQPFLFGDPLLNEWSAGQASGPAHVNVSGVYAPNGRLNGHMKADAPHAFAIESGPANFASPGSATASPHVTVAGIDDTSAHNSNNPSKPTSSSLAPNNNGPRPLITTPSLKHRDLQVGPRRRHRNPSLIYESVKEPYGYTSGFHNLTAFIQRRFSPQKTLRIAKALASIRPSFIATTKTLNRDDLIFMEKCFQRTLFEYEDFINACGTPTIVCRRTGEIAAVGKEFSILTGWKKDVLLGKEPNLNVNTGGSALPQSGTTGRPQPVFLAELLDDDSVVEFYEDFARLAFGDSRGSVMTRCKLLRYKTKEDVEGASSDEYGKWNNHIRKGGIAGEAGMNQLGSKDGKVECAYCWTVKRDVFDIPMLIVMNVG comes from the exons ATGAAGATGGAACCCAAAGCAAGCTCCCAGTCTCCCATGAATCAGAGTGGCGGCGACCGCGATTCTGCGGACGCGACCGAGCACTCAGAGCAAATGGATTCGCTGGCTGATAGAGTCAATGGAGGTGATGACGGTATAAATGAAAATGCTCGAAAAGTTACGAGCGCAAAGGACCCCTCGCGTCCGCGGCGGAAGAAGGCCCGCAGAGCCTGTTTTGCCTGCCAGCGAGCTCATCTGACATGCG GCGACGAGCGACCTTGCCAACGCTGTATCAAGCGCGGTCTGCAGGACGCGTGCCACGATGGCATCCGCAAAAAAGCCAAGTATCTTCACGATGCCCCGGATGGAGCTCTGATGCCTGGCGTCGGAGCCAATTTCTTCAGCAACGGCAGCGGCACCGGGGTCACGACAAATTTGCCATCAATATCTCGGAGCGGTTCCTCCTCGACACCGCAACAACAGCCGCCACAGCAAACCTCCACCGCCAATTTCTTTCCCACCCCTCAGTCGCAATCGCAACCGCAAGCGGCACCGTACACTGTGTTCACGGATACCACGCTCAGTCAAAGCCCGTTCACGACGCAATCCCCGGTTTCACCCACATTCAACCTCAAGACAGGCGTCAATGGCAGAAACGCTAGCCTGTCTTCCACGCTGGGCCAGCAACCCACCCCAGGCACTGCCCTCTCGGGCGATGCCAACACATCGCAAAATCCTTTCGCGGGGCCTTTCTTTGACCCGAGCGACCCCGCGCTATTCAACTTTGACCTCTCAAGCATGAACTTTGAGAACCGTTATGGTGCCCTGGAATTTGGCATGCTGGGTCACATGGCTACCGGGGCAGGTGACTCTCCGACCGATTCAGCCGGGGGACAGCGAGGGTCGATCGGCCGCAGTGGATCTGCCCAGTTCTCAACACCTGCGGCGGGTTTCAGCGAAAGCCCGGGCAATCAGCAACCGTTCCTGTTTGGGGATCCCTTACTGAATGAATGGTCCGCAGGTCAGGCCTCGGGCCCCGCGCATGTGAACGTGAGCGGCGTGTACGCACCCAACGGTCGACTCAACGGGCACATGAAAGCAGATGCGCCGCATGCCTTTGCCATCGAGAGCGGACCGGCCAATTTTGCCAGTCCTGGGTCTGCAACCGCAAGTCCGCATGTGACGGTCGCGGGCATCGACGACACCTCTGCTCATAATTCCAACAACCCTTCCAAGCCGACAAGTAGCAGCCTGGCCCCAAACAACAACGGGCCGCGGCCGCTGATCACGACCCCAAGCCTGAAGCATCGGGATCTGCAGGTGGGTCCTCGTCGACGTCACCGCAATCCGTCGTTGATCTACGAGAGCGTCAAGGAGCCCTACGGGTATACCAGTGGCTTTCACAACCTCACCGCATTCATTCAACGGCGCTTTAGCCCGCAGAAAACCCTGCGAATTGCGAAAGCGCTGGCCTCGATCCGCCCGTCCTTCATTGCGACCACCAAAACTCTCAACCGCGATGACTTGATCTTCATGGAAAAATGCTTCCAGCGAACATTGTTCGAGTATGAGGACTTTATCAATGCATGCGGGACCCCGACCATTGTGTGCCGACGCACCGGTGAAATTGCCGCCGTCGGCAAAGAATTCAGTATCCTGACGGGTTGGAAGAAGGATGTTCTCCTGGGTAAGGAACCGAACTTGAACGTCAACACCGGTGGCTCGGCACTCCCGCAGTCCGGGACGAC TGGTCGTCCTCAACCGGTCTTTCTGGCGGAGCTGCTGGATGATGATAGCGTGGTTGAGTTCTACGAGGACTTTGCACGCCTTGCGTTTGGGGACTCTCGCGGTAGTGTTATGACGCGATGCAAGCTGCTCCGGTACAAGACAAAAGAGGACGTGGAGGGCGCCTCCTCGGATGAGTATGGGAAGTGGAACAACCACATCCGCAAAGGCGGGATCGCCGGCGAAGCGGGCATGAACCAACTGGGCTCCAAAGATGGCAAAGTCGAGTGCGCGTACTGCTGGACAGTCAAGCGGGATGTTTTCGATATTCCCATGCTCATTGTGATGAATGTGGGTTGA